The window ATCTTCGGGTAGGTTGACTTTCTCGTAGAGGATCGGTTTGATTTCTTTGAAGAGTCTTCTGTCTGGGGTGGTCTCTAGGTTTGGTGGGAGTATCAGTGTGTTGGTTTCTGTGTCTAGTTTGATGTTTAAGCCTGAGTTGCTTAGGTCTAGCATATATGTGTAAGTTTTGTGAGAAGATTTAAAGTATGAGTTCGATTTCTTCGGTTGCTGGGGGTTGTGTAGTGGAGGCGCCTAAGCGTGGGAGGAGTGTGACGGTTGCTGTTCCGGCTTCTTTGGTGGCGGATGTACCTCACTTGAGGGAGAAGACTGCTAAGATCGGGATGGTGGGTAGGGCTGCGGCGATCTTCAGGGTGGAGCGTATAGTTGTTTACCGTGATTTGAAGGGCGACCAGAGCCGTGAGGCGCGATTGGTGGAGACTGTTCTGAATTATATGGCGACGCCGCAGTACTTGCGGAGGCGTTTGTTTGGGTTGATGCCGGAGTTGAGGTATGTGGGGGTCTTGCCGCCTTTGAGGACGCCTAATCATCCCTTGGCTAAGCATTCGGGAGAGCTTAGGGTTGGTGAGGTTAGGGAGGGTGTGGTGGTTGGTGTGGAGGG is drawn from Candidatus Bathyarchaeia archaeon and contains these coding sequences:
- a CDS encoding putative RNA uridine N3 methyltransferase translates to MSSISSVAGGCVVEAPKRGRSVTVAVPASLVADVPHLREKTAKIGMVGRAAAIFRVERIVVYRDLKGDQSREARLVETVLNYMATPQYLRRRLFGLMPELRYVGVLPPLRTPNHPLAKHSGELRVGEVREGVVVGVEGGRSLVEVGVERPVVVAGLLPVGGRVNVRVVGVGGRLEGVPVGRE